The Acipenser ruthenus chromosome 27, fAciRut3.2 maternal haplotype, whole genome shotgun sequence genome includes a window with the following:
- the LOC117963826 gene encoding probable G-protein coupled receptor 153 isoform X1 gives MQTGAGVFKIKIHIFWEILDILPSRKLFEEDGSSSAYCGWQRHSLLLQDHYVSSPLRLAPGEGSRCPVGCWLSPGPTCLHTSSSSHPSAPPRSTMNDEEILNNNAVAWLVCSGVSILANTWGILSVSAKQKKWKPLEFLICTLAGTHILNMVIPITMYSVIQLRRQHSDYEWNEGLCKVFVSTFYTLTLVTCFSVTSLSYHRMWMVRWPVNYRYGLSNSKKQAVHTVMGIWMVSFILSTLPAVGWHDTTERFYARDCRFIVTEIGLGFGVCFLLLISGSVVMGVVCIGIALFQTFSIHAGHNADKNKFNVPTIVVEDAQGKRRSSIDGSEPLKTSLQITYLISGIVFIYDFLTGFPILVVSFASLKYDRSYSWMVLCVLWCSIAQSILLPMFLWACDRYRADVKMVWEKCVAIMSNDEVDEENSQDGGIHPDLIYDRPYDYSCAAEIMTVDRMAKYEFSTLERGVVSQAYPMRELQEDKMQYLQVPPTRRFSHDETDSIWTAVQVPSYLHRWGSTEDIIGVPHYSSPRHERRRSSLVSYHEESLLYHKRRKSEESIISLKQLPREEGEEEEGANCFSRDEVINFIDETPLPSPMHTPRRASAISLIPDIYEQQIILYPHFPLTNFEREPQVLRRFSEHGKGCSLARGAVEPHQHSGNAVTCDGRGSRQRSGACGSAKDSRGSRDPGGGLHSELSLPSNTHRTGDRSSRRFRTGLGGSNSQEKLTKVESKGSTNSFLSSPSASSGYITFHSDSIGSAS, from the exons ATGCAAACAGGAGCCggcgtttttaaaataaaaatacatatattttgggAGATTTTGGATATTCTGCCGTCGAGGAAGCTTTTTGAAGAG GACGGCTCCTCCTCCGCGTACTGTGGCTGGCAGAGGCATTCTCTCCTGCTCCAGGATCACTATGTCAGCAGCCCCCTCCGTCTGGCCCCTGGAGAAGGATCCCGCTGCCCAGTAGGATGCTGGCTCTCGCCTGGTCCCACCTGTCTGCACACCTCATCATCCTCTCATCCATCGGCGCCTCCACGCTCCACCATGAATGATGAGGAGATCCTTAACAACAACGCTGTGGCCTGGCTGGTCTGCTCAGGCGTCTCCATCCTGGCCAACACCTGGGGGATACTGAGCGTCAGCGCCAAGCAGAAGAAATGGAAGCCCCTGGAGTTCCTCATCTGCACCCTGGCCGGCACGCACATCCTTAACATGGTCATCCCCATCACCATGTACTCCGTGATCCAGCTGCGCCGGCAGCACTCGGACTACGAGTGGAATGAGGGACTCTGCAAGGTCTTTGTCTCCACCTTCTACACCCTGACCTTGGTTACTTGCTTTTCCGTCACCTCCCTGTCCTACCACCGCATGTGGATGGTCCGATGGCCGGTCAACTACAGGTATGG GTTAAGCAACTCGAAGAAGCAAGCAGTCCACACGGTCATGGGGATCTGGATGGTGTCCTTCATTCTCTCCACACTGCCAGCAGTGGGCTGGCACGACACTACGGAGCGCTTCTACGCGCGGGACTGCCGTTTCATCGTCACGGAGATCGGCCTGGGCTTCGGGGTGTGCTTCCTGCTCCTGATCAGCGGGAGTGTGGTCATGGGGGTGGTCTGCATCGGCATCGCCCTCTTCCAGACGTTTTCCATCCACGCGGGACACAACGCTGATAAGAACAAGTTCAACGTGCCCACCATAGTGGTGGAGGACGCGCAGGGCAAGCGGAGGTCCTCCATCGACGGCTCGGAGCCCCTAAAGACTTCTCTACAAATCACCTACTTGATCAGCGGCATCGTATTCATCTACGATTTTCTAACTGGATTCCCCATACTG GTGGTGAGCTTTGCCAGTCTCAAGTATGACCGTTCGTACAGCTGGATGGTGCTGTGCGTCCTCTGGTGCTCCATTGCCCAGTCTATCCTGCTGCCCATGTTCCTGTGGGCCTGCGATCGCTACAGAGCGGACGTCAAGATGGTCTGGGAGAAGTGCGTGGCCATTATGTCCAACGACGAAGTCGATGAAG AAAACAGCCAGGATGGAGGAATTCATCCGGACTTAATATATGACAGACCGTATGACTATAGCTGTGCAGCTGAAATCATGACGGTAGACCGTATGGCCAAGTATGAATTCTCAACACTAGAAAGGGGGGTCGTCTCCCAGGCTTACCCAATGAGGGAACTACAGGAAGATAAAATGCAGTATCTGCAG GTGCCTCCTACAAGAAGATTCTCCCACGACGAGACCGACAGCATATGGACTGCAGTGCAGGTCCCGTCCTACCTCCATCGCTGGGGCTCCACGGAGGACATCATCGGGGTCCCGCACTACAGCTCTCCGCGACACGAGAGGAGGAGAAGCAGTCTGGTCTCCTACCACGAGGAGAGCCTGCTGTACCACAAGCGGAGGAAATCCGAGGAGAGCATCATATCTCTGAAGCAGCTGCCtcgggaggagggggaggaggaggagggtgctAACTGCTTCAGCCGGGACGAGGTGATCAACTTCATCGACGAGACTCCCCTGCCCAGCCCCATGCACACCCCCCGCCGCGCCTCCGCCATCTCCCTGATCCCCGACATCTACGAGCAGCAGATCATCCTGTACCCCCACTTCCCCCTCACCAACTTCGAGAGGGAGCCCCAAGTCCTACGGAGATTCTCGGAGCACGGGAAGGGTTGTTCGCTGGCCAGGGGGGCAGTGGAACCCCACCAGCACTCTGGGAACGCTGTTACCTGCGATGGCAGAGGCAGTCGGCAACGCTCCGGGGCTTGTGGGAGTGCCAAGGACAGCCGTGGCTCTCGGGACCCAGGGGGTGGCCTCCATTCAGAGCTATCGCTGCCCAGCAACACCCACCGGACGGGCGACCGTTCCTCCAGGAGGTTTAGGACAGGCCTGGGGGGCAGTAACAGCCAGGAGAAACTGACTAAAGTGGAGAGCAAAGGAAGCACAAACAGTTTTTTAAGCTCTCCCTCTGCTTCTTCAGGATATATAACGTTTCACTCTGATTCCATTGGGTCGGCATCTTAA
- the LOC131701810 gene encoding transcription factor HES-3-like — MGAADKKQTLNGKKVSKPIMEKKRRDRINECLQQLKHLLESYYINNIRKRKLEKADILELTVKHLRDLQNSQQGSTGNNGKCTEYQAGFRNCLNGVSKYLLTSDNSSGSVRLLNHLTNNVPDACGIPRSFSTLDSGAAQHVTAPRSASNFLQQQHSKPAANPFATFCKPHTVELPCTSDKAISSTSVSNETIFVAQNPKQREQAGNFPRVSGQSKQNNATYNVCSAPLNFWRPW, encoded by the exons ATGGGAGCAGCAGATAAAAAACAGACGTTAAATGGTAAAAAG gTTTCCAAACCAATAATGGAAAAGAAAAGACGAGACAGAATTAACGAATGTCTACAGCAACTGAAACACCTCCTGGAAAGctattatattaataat ATCCGAAAACGTAAACTCGAGAAAGCTGATATTCTGGAATTAACAGTGAAACACCTAAGGGATCTCCAGAACTCCCAACAAG GTTCCACGGGGAACAATGGGAAATGTACCGAGTACCAGGCCGGGTTCAGAAATTGCTTGAATGGCGTAAGCAAGTACCTTTTGACGTCAGACAATTCCAGCGGGAGCGTCCGATTACTGAACCACCTGACAAACAACGTCCCGGACGCTTGCGGAATCCCTCGCAGCTTCAGCACCTTGGACAGCGGCGCCGCGCAGCACGTCACCGCACCACGCTCAGCGTCGAACTTCCTGCAGCAACAACACTCCAAGCCAGCTGCAAACCCATTCGCTACGTTTTGCAAACCTCACACTGTCGAATTGCCCTGTACCTCCGACAAAGCTATCTCCAGTACAAGTGTATCAAACGAAACCATATTCGTAGCACAGAATCCCAAGCAAAGGGAACAGGCCGGGAACTTTCCTCGCGTTTCAGGACAGTCTAAGCAAAATAATGCCACGTATAATGTTTGCTCTGCCCCTTTGAATTTTTGGCGACCCTGGTGA
- the LOC117963826 gene encoding probable G-protein coupled receptor 153 isoform X2, whose protein sequence is MQTGAGVFKIKIHIFWEILDILPSRKLFEEDGSSSAYCGWQRHSLLLQDHYVSSPLRLAPGEGSRCPVGCWLSPGPTCLHTSSSSHPSAPPRSTMNDEEILNNNAVAWLVCSGVSILANTWGILSVSAKQKKWKPLEFLICTLAGTHILNMVIPITMYSVIQLRRQHSDYEWNEGLCKVFVSTFYTLTLVTCFSVTSLSYHRMWMVRWPVNYRLSNSKKQAVHTVMGIWMVSFILSTLPAVGWHDTTERFYARDCRFIVTEIGLGFGVCFLLLISGSVVMGVVCIGIALFQTFSIHAGHNADKNKFNVPTIVVEDAQGKRRSSIDGSEPLKTSLQITYLISGIVFIYDFLTGFPILVVSFASLKYDRSYSWMVLCVLWCSIAQSILLPMFLWACDRYRADVKMVWEKCVAIMSNDEVDEENSQDGGIHPDLIYDRPYDYSCAAEIMTVDRMAKYEFSTLERGVVSQAYPMRELQEDKMQYLQVPPTRRFSHDETDSIWTAVQVPSYLHRWGSTEDIIGVPHYSSPRHERRRSSLVSYHEESLLYHKRRKSEESIISLKQLPREEGEEEEGANCFSRDEVINFIDETPLPSPMHTPRRASAISLIPDIYEQQIILYPHFPLTNFEREPQVLRRFSEHGKGCSLARGAVEPHQHSGNAVTCDGRGSRQRSGACGSAKDSRGSRDPGGGLHSELSLPSNTHRTGDRSSRRFRTGLGGSNSQEKLTKVESKGSTNSFLSSPSASSGYITFHSDSIGSAS, encoded by the exons ATGCAAACAGGAGCCggcgtttttaaaataaaaatacatatattttgggAGATTTTGGATATTCTGCCGTCGAGGAAGCTTTTTGAAGAG GACGGCTCCTCCTCCGCGTACTGTGGCTGGCAGAGGCATTCTCTCCTGCTCCAGGATCACTATGTCAGCAGCCCCCTCCGTCTGGCCCCTGGAGAAGGATCCCGCTGCCCAGTAGGATGCTGGCTCTCGCCTGGTCCCACCTGTCTGCACACCTCATCATCCTCTCATCCATCGGCGCCTCCACGCTCCACCATGAATGATGAGGAGATCCTTAACAACAACGCTGTGGCCTGGCTGGTCTGCTCAGGCGTCTCCATCCTGGCCAACACCTGGGGGATACTGAGCGTCAGCGCCAAGCAGAAGAAATGGAAGCCCCTGGAGTTCCTCATCTGCACCCTGGCCGGCACGCACATCCTTAACATGGTCATCCCCATCACCATGTACTCCGTGATCCAGCTGCGCCGGCAGCACTCGGACTACGAGTGGAATGAGGGACTCTGCAAGGTCTTTGTCTCCACCTTCTACACCCTGACCTTGGTTACTTGCTTTTCCGTCACCTCCCTGTCCTACCACCGCATGTGGATGGTCCGATGGCCGGTCAACTACAG GTTAAGCAACTCGAAGAAGCAAGCAGTCCACACGGTCATGGGGATCTGGATGGTGTCCTTCATTCTCTCCACACTGCCAGCAGTGGGCTGGCACGACACTACGGAGCGCTTCTACGCGCGGGACTGCCGTTTCATCGTCACGGAGATCGGCCTGGGCTTCGGGGTGTGCTTCCTGCTCCTGATCAGCGGGAGTGTGGTCATGGGGGTGGTCTGCATCGGCATCGCCCTCTTCCAGACGTTTTCCATCCACGCGGGACACAACGCTGATAAGAACAAGTTCAACGTGCCCACCATAGTGGTGGAGGACGCGCAGGGCAAGCGGAGGTCCTCCATCGACGGCTCGGAGCCCCTAAAGACTTCTCTACAAATCACCTACTTGATCAGCGGCATCGTATTCATCTACGATTTTCTAACTGGATTCCCCATACTG GTGGTGAGCTTTGCCAGTCTCAAGTATGACCGTTCGTACAGCTGGATGGTGCTGTGCGTCCTCTGGTGCTCCATTGCCCAGTCTATCCTGCTGCCCATGTTCCTGTGGGCCTGCGATCGCTACAGAGCGGACGTCAAGATGGTCTGGGAGAAGTGCGTGGCCATTATGTCCAACGACGAAGTCGATGAAG AAAACAGCCAGGATGGAGGAATTCATCCGGACTTAATATATGACAGACCGTATGACTATAGCTGTGCAGCTGAAATCATGACGGTAGACCGTATGGCCAAGTATGAATTCTCAACACTAGAAAGGGGGGTCGTCTCCCAGGCTTACCCAATGAGGGAACTACAGGAAGATAAAATGCAGTATCTGCAG GTGCCTCCTACAAGAAGATTCTCCCACGACGAGACCGACAGCATATGGACTGCAGTGCAGGTCCCGTCCTACCTCCATCGCTGGGGCTCCACGGAGGACATCATCGGGGTCCCGCACTACAGCTCTCCGCGACACGAGAGGAGGAGAAGCAGTCTGGTCTCCTACCACGAGGAGAGCCTGCTGTACCACAAGCGGAGGAAATCCGAGGAGAGCATCATATCTCTGAAGCAGCTGCCtcgggaggagggggaggaggaggagggtgctAACTGCTTCAGCCGGGACGAGGTGATCAACTTCATCGACGAGACTCCCCTGCCCAGCCCCATGCACACCCCCCGCCGCGCCTCCGCCATCTCCCTGATCCCCGACATCTACGAGCAGCAGATCATCCTGTACCCCCACTTCCCCCTCACCAACTTCGAGAGGGAGCCCCAAGTCCTACGGAGATTCTCGGAGCACGGGAAGGGTTGTTCGCTGGCCAGGGGGGCAGTGGAACCCCACCAGCACTCTGGGAACGCTGTTACCTGCGATGGCAGAGGCAGTCGGCAACGCTCCGGGGCTTGTGGGAGTGCCAAGGACAGCCGTGGCTCTCGGGACCCAGGGGGTGGCCTCCATTCAGAGCTATCGCTGCCCAGCAACACCCACCGGACGGGCGACCGTTCCTCCAGGAGGTTTAGGACAGGCCTGGGGGGCAGTAACAGCCAGGAGAAACTGACTAAAGTGGAGAGCAAAGGAAGCACAAACAGTTTTTTAAGCTCTCCCTCTGCTTCTTCAGGATATATAACGTTTCACTCTGATTCCATTGGGTCGGCATCTTAA